One part of the Nitrososphaerales archaeon genome encodes these proteins:
- a CDS encoding heme o synthase: MLKTGKGTDVRSYWEVTKPKIWYLLVFTAFMASLIAYHVHDIAFSPLTLLLVITSVMAGSAAANTLTNYIDRDIDAKMERTRSRPIPSGRISPKDALYYGLILAGVSVVLAYLINIWALGLMIFGLFDNVVVYSKWLKRRSLWSIVLGGFSGGAPALIGYVAVTTSMIELGFVLAGLAFLWIPTHIWSLALHIKDDYARANVPMLPVVKSESTSVRVIAGTTLMMVLFSILPFFMNTFGWIYLGAASILGAIIIAMSISLLARPTEKKSWMLFKFSSPYLAFLFVAMYVDALIF, encoded by the coding sequence TTGCTAAAGACTGGTAAAGGCACTGACGTTAGAAGCTATTGGGAAGTTACCAAGCCCAAGATCTGGTACCTCTTGGTCTTTACTGCTTTCATGGCTTCACTGATTGCGTATCACGTGCACGATATCGCCTTTTCCCCCTTGACTTTGTTACTTGTAATTACGTCGGTAATGGCAGGTTCTGCAGCAGCGAATACACTAACGAACTACATCGATCGTGACATAGACGCGAAGATGGAGCGAACAAGATCCAGACCGATACCCAGCGGAAGGATATCGCCTAAGGATGCACTTTACTATGGACTGATACTGGCAGGTGTATCGGTGGTGCTTGCTTACCTCATAAATATCTGGGCTTTGGGATTGATGATATTTGGTCTATTCGATAATGTTGTGGTTTACAGCAAGTGGCTTAAGAGAAGAAGTTTATGGAGCATAGTTCTTGGAGGTTTCTCCGGTGGAGCACCTGCACTCATAGGCTATGTTGCAGTTACTACCTCTATGATAGAGCTTGGCTTTGTGTTAGCTGGTTTGGCCTTCCTGTGGATACCGACTCACATATGGAGCCTTGCTCTTCATATAAAGGATGACTATGCTAGGGCCAATGTGCCAATGCTGCCAGTGGTTAAGAGCGAGAGCACGTCTGTGCGTGTAATTGCGGGCACTACACTTATGATGGTTCTGTTCAGCATACTGCCATTCTTCATGAACACGTTTGGTTGGATCTATCTTGGAGCTGCGAGCATACTAGGTGCTATAATAATTGCTATGAGCATAAGCTTGTTGGCTAGACCTACTGAAAAGAAATCGTGGATGCTATTCAAATTCTCCAGTCCATACCTTGCATTCCTGTTTGTTGCTATGTATGTCGATGCTCTAATTTTCTAA